One part of the Pecten maximus chromosome 1, xPecMax1.1, whole genome shotgun sequence genome encodes these proteins:
- the LOC117337535 gene encoding uncharacterized protein LOC117337535 yields the protein MATDEIPCYGDFCKGGAEFCDVLSRFCISCTKPPWSERCFTTDHIPNCTAICRALKLENGPKSAPDIVVYPPWLIALISILLIISITVLVIVCLTRRRPKIRELLTGITRAVLSCCGLGETKVQQIDENGNDEETGMMDDQHDDQHGCRHDHQHGDQLGDQRPVQVTSDDANTSDNVTGDNPKFGPTTLKPHEEAKLL from the exons ATGGCTACAG ACGAGATTCCGTGTTATGGCGACTTTTGTAAAGGAGGGGCAGAATTTTGTGACGTACTCTCACGATTTTGTATCAGTTGTACCAAACCACCATGGAGTGAGAGATGTTTTACAACTGATCACATACCCAACTGTACAGCTATTTGCAGAG CACTGAAACTGGAAAACGGACCCAAAAGCG cgCCTGATATAGTCGTGTACCCTCCCTGGCTCATCGCCTTGATATCAATCCTTCTTATCATCTCTATCACTGTACTGGTGATAGTTTGTTTAACCCGGCGTAGACCAAAGATTCGTGAACTCTTAACCGGGATTACTAGAGCTGTTTTATCCTGTTGTGGGCTTGGAGAAACCAAGGTTCAACAAATTGATGAAAATGGAAACGATGAGGAAACTGGAATGATGGACGATCAACACGACGATCAACATGGCTGTCGACATGACCATCAACATGGTGATCAACTTGGCGATCAACGTCCGGTTCAAGTTACATCAGACGATGCTAATACCAGTGATAATGTTACTGGTGATAACCCCAAGTTTGGCCCTACCACTCTTAAACCTCACGAAGAGGCAAAATTATTGTAG